From the genome of Candidatus Korarchaeota archaeon NZ13-K, one region includes:
- a CDS encoding Minichromosome maintenance protein MCM, with amino-acid sequence MIRMVERAPLMNLEELVEKYKYFLRYYRDEEGEPLYSSEMARLIEEQRRSLSVNWYHIYNFGPDFREIAEDIVIHPTLHIMAGSSALRELVMELIPSLTEDMRIYAEGDFHLRFYNVPTKTPFRDLTKVSIGRLIEVEGIITRVSDVYDKLVRASFVCNNCGRIEEVEVLGERLRALERCPECGAPMKLDHEMSRFMRWRSVRVQERPEDLPPGMMPEHIDGILTDDIVDDVKPGDRVRITAIVRIKPSRREEGKEGLIYKRYLEIVHVEVPNRVYEKLEITPEDEREILRLAERRDLEDLIVRSIAPSVFGWNEVKRAIAYALFGGSTKILADGSKVRGEINVLLVGDPGVAKSQLLKYTAQLAPRGLYTTGKGSTAAGLTAAVVRDSATGGWTLEAGALVLADMGVACIDEFDKMSEDDRRSIHEAMEQQTISIAKAGIVATLNARTTIIAAANPKKGKYDDFVTVAENINLPPTVLSRFDLVFIMKDRPRVEADSMVADHILMTRMGRNPEARPPIDPTLLKKYIAYARQNIDPVLTDEAAEKIKNYYVEVRKRGVREGEEEILQDFIAITPRQLEALIRLSEARARMHLRREVTAEDAEMAINLMEVTLRGAAYDIVSGYFDITGWMTGTSFPEVKRREVVFQIIKQLAEESEDGMVDRDVVVRISAERLNLRGKEYVIEEILRRLNEDGLIIFPPGGKIKLI; translated from the coding sequence ATGATTCGCATGGTTGAGAGAGCCCCCCTGATGAATTTGGAGGAGCTTGTGGAGAAGTATAAGTACTTCCTGAGGTACTACAGGGACGAGGAGGGTGAGCCTCTCTACAGCTCCGAGATGGCCCGCCTCATAGAGGAGCAGAGAAGATCTCTCAGCGTGAACTGGTATCACATATACAACTTCGGCCCAGATTTCAGGGAGATAGCTGAGGACATAGTTATTCATCCAACCCTGCACATCATGGCCGGCTCCTCTGCCCTCAGGGAGCTCGTTATGGAGCTGATCCCCTCCCTAACGGAGGATATGAGGATATACGCTGAGGGGGACTTTCACCTGAGGTTCTACAACGTACCTACGAAGACCCCCTTCAGGGATCTCACCAAGGTGTCAATAGGGAGGCTCATAGAGGTCGAGGGGATAATAACGAGGGTTTCTGATGTTTACGACAAGCTCGTCAGGGCCTCATTCGTCTGCAACAACTGCGGGAGAATTGAGGAAGTGGAGGTCTTGGGTGAGAGGCTCAGAGCTCTGGAGAGATGCCCCGAATGCGGGGCACCCATGAAATTGGATCACGAGATGAGCAGGTTCATGAGGTGGAGATCTGTGAGGGTTCAGGAGAGGCCCGAGGATCTCCCTCCCGGGATGATGCCGGAGCACATAGATGGCATACTGACCGACGATATAGTGGATGATGTGAAGCCCGGGGACAGGGTCAGGATAACAGCCATAGTGAGAATAAAGCCTTCCAGGAGAGAGGAAGGGAAAGAGGGCCTTATATACAAGAGGTACCTCGAGATAGTTCACGTGGAGGTCCCTAACAGGGTTTACGAGAAGCTGGAGATAACCCCAGAGGATGAGAGGGAGATACTCAGGCTGGCCGAGAGGAGGGACTTGGAGGACCTCATCGTGAGGTCCATCGCACCCTCCGTCTTCGGGTGGAATGAGGTTAAGAGGGCGATAGCCTACGCTCTGTTTGGAGGCAGCACGAAGATCCTAGCCGATGGCTCGAAGGTGAGGGGTGAGATAAACGTCCTCCTTGTGGGAGATCCTGGTGTCGCGAAGAGTCAGCTTCTCAAGTACACAGCCCAGCTCGCACCCAGGGGGCTCTACACGACCGGTAAAGGATCGACCGCCGCGGGGTTGACCGCTGCTGTCGTCAGGGACTCTGCCACGGGAGGCTGGACCCTAGAGGCCGGAGCCCTCGTGCTGGCCGACATGGGAGTGGCGTGCATTGACGAGTTCGACAAGATGAGTGAGGACGATAGGAGATCCATTCATGAGGCTATGGAGCAGCAGACCATCTCGATAGCGAAGGCCGGGATTGTAGCAACCTTGAACGCTAGAACGACAATAATAGCCGCTGCTAATCCGAAAAAAGGAAAGTATGATGACTTCGTGACCGTAGCTGAGAACATAAACCTACCGCCGACCGTGCTCTCGAGGTTCGACCTGGTCTTCATAATGAAGGACAGGCCCAGGGTTGAGGCCGACAGCATGGTGGCCGACCACATACTGATGACGAGGATGGGGAGAAACCCGGAAGCGAGGCCCCCGATAGATCCGACTCTCCTGAAGAAGTACATAGCCTACGCGAGGCAAAACATAGACCCCGTGCTCACGGATGAGGCCGCTGAGAAGATAAAGAACTACTACGTCGAGGTGAGGAAGAGGGGTGTGAGGGAGGGGGAGGAGGAGATCCTGCAGGACTTCATAGCCATCACCCCGAGGCAGCTGGAGGCCCTCATCAGGCTCAGCGAGGCCAGGGCCAGGATGCACTTGAGAAGGGAGGTCACGGCCGAGGACGCTGAGATGGCGATAAACCTGATGGAGGTGACGCTAAGGGGAGCAGCTTACGACATAGTCTCTGGATACTTCGACATAACAGGTTGGATGACCGGCACGTCATTCCCCGAGGTGAAGAGGAGGGAGGTAGTCTTTCAGATAATAAAGCAGCTGGCTGAGGAGAGCGAGGATGGCATGGTCGACAGGGATGTGGTCGTCAGGATCTCGGCTGAGAGACTCAACCTCAGGGGGAAGGAGTACGTCATAGAGGAAATACTGAGGAGACTGAACGAGGATGGTCTCATAATATTCCCGCCCGGCGGAAAGATAAAACTCATCTAA